One window of Papaver somniferum cultivar HN1 chromosome 9, ASM357369v1, whole genome shotgun sequence genomic DNA carries:
- the LOC113311278 gene encoding LRR receptor-like serine/threonine-protein kinase GSO1, whose product MNSLFLQFLLFLLINITHCPLACHEQERRALLDFKFSLEDPANRLSSWLDDNKYRNCCDWQGVGCSGDSSHVISINLRNTDLETFYNDYNYHVAPPNTALRGKFSSSFVNLSHLEYVDLAFNNFEESKIPFLFYALTKLVHLDLSYSNFSGPVSTPLTNLSSLRYLDISCGYIEGEKYSGSCLELSSIKWLRGSVNLKVLRLRGIDLHEAASSEKNFAESISYLFNLRILDLSHCNLASTDFPTHEFYNLSRLSSLTLSGNYDLNFHIPVQLVNLTSLSILDLSFCGLQGSVPYLPQLTKFDVSFNPNLLPDLTRMFQQKWPKLQRLSISDTNASGSIPDSISNAPLLVDFDASFCWFEGSLPSSISNLSQLQSLDLSYNSITGYIHSSISNLKSLRMLGLSGNNLQGSIPKSICEMYSLQELDLSNNNITEFVPSCLTNLKNLTAFIVDGNSIEGTVSLISFINLKVLSLGSNRLTVVIDRHFHLYSKFNLEDLNLQSCNLEGLFPSFFVCKLSNLKSLDLSHNHLTGIIPTCFSKLNFSTFHLSNNKLHGRLPLPPNVVGAFSSFDVSYNKITGEISTDCGKRLSSFYYINLAGNELSSSIPFSIFSRDSESNPEYINLSNNKLFGVIPTSIGYSRNLVSLNLGNNNLTGNVPNELQLLQSLSYLQLNDNILDGTPLSFISKLPELQVLNLANNHFEGSIPSALGSDIRLSILSLRSNKFNGSIPQEFSHLVKLQILDLSGNNLNGLIPRKIGNLMMLRSRPKDASLLTVQDSSRIDVQLQMVIKGIMIQFKKLYAYSSGIDLSCNNLEGNIPEEIGLLKGLSTLNLSHNRFSSVIPQSIGSMNGLESLDLSFNKLTGLIPYSLASMNSLERLNLSYNNLSGRIPRGPHFDTLSGDGSAYLNNSLLCGFYTNNTCEADQRTDATDGNSPNEGHEDDKEDAKDKLLQYAIVSLGFAVGFWGLFFVLLLKKQKWWFPYWRLVDVVAVGVANCMWKN is encoded by the coding sequence ATGAATTCACTCTTTCTACAGTTCTTGCTCTTTTTATTAATTAACATCACTCACTGCCCATTAGCTTGCCATGAACAGGAAAGAAGAGCACTCCTTGATTTCAAATTCTCATTGGAGGACCCTGCGAATCGTTTATCTTCATGGCTAGATGACAACAAATATCGTAACTGTTGCGATTGGCAAGGAGTGGGATGTTCCGGTGATTCATCTCATGTTATCTCCATAAACCTCCGTAACACAGACCTTGAAACCTTCTACAATGATTATAACTATCATGTGGCACCGCCAAATACTGCATTGCGAGGTAAATTCTCTTCCTCCTTTGTCAACCTTAGTCATCTCGAGTATGTTGATCTTGCCTTCAACAATTTTGAGGAATCAAAAATCCCCTTTCTATTTTATGCTCTCACGAAACTCGTGCATCTTGATCTCTCCTACTCAAACTTCTCTGGTCCAGTTTCGACACCATTAACCAACTTATCGTCCTTACGATACCTCGACATATCTTGTGGTTATATAGAGGGAGAAAAATACTCTGGTTCTTGCTTAGAATTGTCATCTATAAAATGGTTAAGAGGGTCAGTAAATCTAAAGGTGTTAAGATTGAGAGGCATTGATTTACATGAGGCGGCGTCTTCCGAAAAGAATTTTGCTGAATCAATTTCCTATCTTTTTAATCTTAGGATTCTTGATCTCAGTCATTGTAATTTAGCAAGCACAGATTTTCCCACCCATGAGTTTTACAATCTGTCTCGTCTATCTTCTCTCACGTTGAGCGGCAATTATGATCTAAATTTCCACATACCAGTACAGCTAGTGAATTTAACTTCACTTTCTATTCTTGACTTATCTTTTTGTGGACTACAAGGTTCAGTTCCTTATCTTCCTCAACTTACAAAATTTGATGTGAGTTTTAATCCTAATCTTCTTCCTGATCTAACTAGAATGTTTCAACAAAAATGGCCTAAACTTCAAAGACTTTCTATATCAGATACTAATGCAAGTGGATCAATCCCGGACTCAATTTCCAATGCGCCATTATTGGTCGACTTTGATGCTTCTTTTTGTTGGTTTGAAGGGTCTTTACCTTCTTCAATCTCCAATCTTTCCCAATTGCAATCTCTCGACCTCTCTTACAACTCAATAACAGGTTATATCCATTCCTCAATATCCAATCTAAAATCCTTAAGGATGCTCGGCTTGTCTGGAAATAATCTCCAAGGTTCCATACCCAAATCAATCTGCGAGATGTATTCTCTCCAAGAACTTGATTTAAGTAATAATAACATAACAGAATTCGTACCAAGTTGCCTAACAAACCTCAAGAACCTTACTGCGTTTATAGTTGATGGAAACTCGATTGAGGGTACTGTTTCATTGATTAGTTTTATTAATTTGAAGGTTCTAAGCCTGGGTTCAAATAGGTTAACTGTGGTTATAGATCGACATTTCCATCTATACTCTAAATTTAATCTAGAGGATTTGAATTTACAATCATGCAATCTAGAAGGCTTATTCCCTTCTTTTTTCGTCTGTAAATTGAGTAATCTAAAGTCTTTGGACTTGTCTCATAATCACCTAACTGGAATTATTCCAACTTGTTTCTCCAAACTCAATTTCTCTACATTTCATCTGTCAAACAACAAACTTCATGGTAGACTGCCTCTTCCACCGAACGTTGTTGGTGCCTTTTCCTCATTTGATGTATCATATAATAAAATCACTGGTGAAATCTCAACAGATTGTGGAAAACGACTTTCTAGTTTTTATTACATCAATCTAGCTGGCAATGAACTTTCAAGTTCGATCCcattttccatattttcaagaGATTCAGAGTCTAATCCTGAATATATAAACCTTTCAAACAACAAACTTTTCGGGGTTATACCTACTAGTATAGGGTACTCGCGAAATCTTGTGTCTCTAAACCTCGGCAACAATAACCTCACGGGAAATGTTCCAAATGAGCTTCAACTACTACAATCATTGTCATATCTTCAACTTAATGACAACATTCTGGATGGTACTCCTCTTAGCTTCATCAGTAAACTTCCAGAGCTGCAAGTTCTCAACTTAGCGAATAACCACTTCGAAGGCAGTATACCCAGTGCATTGGGTTCGGATATCCGATTGAGCATTCTTTCCTTAAGGTCAAATAAGTTCAATGGGTCAATCCCTCAAGAGTTCAGTCATTTGGTAAAACTCCAAATATTAGATTTATCGGGGAATAATCTAAACGGGTTAATTCCTAGGAAAATAGGAAACTTAATGATGCTAAGAAGTAGACCTAAGGATGCATCTTTGCTAACTGTGCAAGACAGTTCAAGAATTGACGTGCAATTGCAGATGGTGATCAAAGGGATCATGATACAGTTTAAGAAACTGTATGCATATAGTTCTGGGATTGATCTATCTTGTAACAATCTTGAAGGCAATATCCCAGAAGAGATTGGTCTACTGAAAGGGCTTTCCACACTTAATTTATCACACAATCGCTTTTCCAGCGTTATACCACAAAGTATTGGAAGCATGAATGGTTTAGAATCCTTGGATTTGAGTTTCAACAAATTAACTGGACTTATCCCATACTCTTTAGCATCAATGAATTCTCTTGAGAGACTGAACCTATCTTACAATAACTTGAGTGGTAGGATCCCAAGAGGACCACACTTTGATACATTGAGTGGAGATGGTTCAGCATATCTCAACAACAGTTTGTTGTGTGGCTTCTACACAAATAATACTTGCGAGGCTGATCAGAGAACTGACGCTACTGATGGGAATTCTCCAAATGAAGGTCATGAAGATGATAAAGAGGATGCAAAAGATAAGTTGTTGCAGTATGCTATAGTTTCCTTGGGGTTTGCAGTTGGATTTTGGGGtctattctttgttttgcttctCAAGAAACAGAAATGGTGGTTCCCGTATTGGAGATTAGTAGATGTGGTTGCAGTGGGGGTCGCTAATTGTATGTGGAAAAATTAA